A stretch of the Odontesthes bonariensis isolate fOdoBon6 chromosome 5, fOdoBon6.hap1, whole genome shotgun sequence genome encodes the following:
- the nbeal2 gene encoding neurobeachin-like protein 2 isoform X3, with protein MSNHRGGGMASKERLYELWMLYYTKKDVGYLQQWLEAFVASFERLIDVQSLEPRRLEEGSSEVPLLPREVLVLLSTQLWHSAFHLSSATEHNSSTPHPLLLIKFFIIVCRNMENIDPEKTPSFIFETIKLLNFCLEQLKKGEGENLSLQLVVQYGLVLCESLFDPYQTWRRRLAGEEVSLLERNKYKFSPLALPEELPALFHDSLQESEQIPELLTLRLVHLQGAVISGGKKNGLLSISPHSVEDLFSVLRGWCCQTSPEPKSTSLPRLTLQCLTAMIHLLHSSSPVERQVEIRTILESYFQLLNWNRPLGIEQEDRQSWEDSLIALQSQMLTAVPEILQCSDRPVLQAVFLNNNCFEHILRLIQNSKLFQSNRRRPEREVVCDLTTRLLTDAEVDQVWEKGSDSITVHALGVLTAIMSNSPSAKEVFKERIGYSQLFDVLKSQGQPTKRLLQELMNMAVEGEHVHAHHLGISNDQPLLLLLQWLPDLSGQRDLQLLVAQWLAAVCGGSLSCRTVAVEAGMVGALLQVLSQPQSLDRQCADALLGLLQDLGTLCLRPEELKSLLRLLRVDQDSGAVVGKVHPYCTRIIRVLSAMAAREGQDSALQYFDLTPPMAGIMVPTVQRWPGSGFAFHAWLCLNMDFPSYHSEISHSRRPPANSGMGSQHDMGKGPRRKQLYSFFTASGTGLEAFFTMEGVLVVAVCTKKDYMAVALPEYPLVDSCWHSVAIVHIPGRRPFGQNLVTIYIDGEQRKTAQLRFPSFSEPFTSCCIGSAGHRTTTTTTSPNLPASFISCPSPEFAFPAHGPSLIRSQSFPATFAGGRWGSLPESSVHTIPAGLQDTEWGSPTSLDGLLGTAFICHEALQHTQARTLHAAGPNHVSLFKVDGELSDLNSKLLLYYTPQAFQSQICLDLAPNHQYDGRLTGHRVVNWDIKDVVNVVGGIGVLLPLLEQVCVAEQVYNGSQDTSDLLGPELTSSRGPATMLLPLNKSAGRLERNCVAAFLLMVKNLIRHHPVNQESLLQCQGPSIMGAMLSKVPGTMMDMNVLMACQLLLEQVFNEGNSPLLQQLYQHLLFNFRIWTKSHFAVCLAHVQYLSSVINKSKQRLKRKYGVQYILDTIRTYYSLERDGSSLSDEKQTIQTSLFSLLKDFLKSPTQEELHSVLAYILTVGEEQQVARALDVLYELLRSSPPREQVQTVLLEWGVEQLYGLLLTPSFGDEARERVFRVLYKILKSEKVSERNKQRIKLKDFGYLGLVCFLEDIPVTMTTVRCLYEQVLATDASPNFRDLLAVVCLSHRAELTVRLDVCRKLFHLIYSNEDYVKQLAKQPSWQDVLTKLYVKESYESHAASIADSSTHSSFEPNYRPPLRRDQSLLIEDTRPDVFLTYRSSQDIEDEEEEEDGGQRDISEGFSDLSQSPPSGGGGTLKNFPSLHFKSFDSVDQGSHSSSVSNAVDITSSRPENEGRDYQPLSPFGTSPFDMELGGMGETGMHTPAGSLTNTPSPLEHCKPFPPLRPRKSSSLSNVLDDTSYGTDPPTGDTISNTSNPQQTPEEELCNLLTNIVFSVLWSGSGAEGADDVVWRERGQVFSVLTKLGSSCQLVRPPDEIKRSLLEMMLESSLSDLRDAQGVSLPFCPSLVRLLRLLQDFLFAEGTDNHTLWSEKIFEGVVNLLDRLQAWHSTPGNPGNTELKEMAQIGLRIITGYIQQQHSQVCVMAYLKLHSLLQTVLCLSWEEVCFLLGQLGAPLWPAGVMDSTNCSQSETFSQLVPIVRTLLDQHAEPVTLQNLLPNLPITNGSTTFAQDLKAYCHTVEWQGFYQQQVQPTKEQYELDTFGRSHDIMSNFWNSCFDDLMSTAFRREKDRSDSKSKFQEVIVDPYHKRVRTENNRYHIGQKQNSNQQGVVWQHWRAFRRLFTCERGAWANKVQPEVKWKLSNAETYSKMRLKLVPNYNYDAHSEASALRDNMGAESPRSSEPLPLAVAKEAKVSDMEDDQLGEEDLVFLDNKVEGEDESEKEKLVLSEDCELITIVAVVPGRLEVTTHHLYFYDGSSEKEETEEGIGFDFKRPLSQLREVHLRRYNLRRSALELFFIDQAHYFINFRKKVRNKVYSRILGLRPPNLFYFGSRSPQELLKASGLTQKWVYREISNFEYLMQLNTIAGRTYNDLSQYPVFPWVLCDYTSPDLDLNDPSVFRDLSKPIGVVNPRHAQNVREKYESFEDSTGTIDKFHYGTHYSNAAGVMHYMIRMEPFTTLHIQLQSGRFDVADRQFHSVAAAWQARMESPADVKELIPEFFYFPEFLQNMNGFDLGHLQISQDPVTDVFLPRWATSREDFIRKHMKALESEHVSSHLHEWIDLIFGCKQRGEEAVNALNVFYYCTYEGAVDLDAIANETERKALEGIISNFGQTPCQLLKEPHPPRMTAENASRRLSRLDTLPPNIFEHIKKLRPFVEVVSDGIPLVQAVVPKNQNRSFISQGSNFLVTVSSNGLIGTHSWLPFDKNIANYFTFTKDPTMANPKTQRFLNGPFSPGVDISAQVLVVSNDGRLLFSGGHWDCSLRVTQLGKGKLVGRICRHIDVVTCLALDLCGIYLISGSRDTSCIVWQVLQQGGFSCGLSPRPVQILCGHNQEVTCVAISTELDMAFSGSKDGTVIVHTVRRGQFLRTLRPPGDSMPAQISELQVGMEGHIVVQTSLEERSHRKGKYSIHVYSVNGCLLSSFTMEEQMTALHLVSEYVILGTMQGSLHIRDLYSLDALVTPLALRVPVRSVSVTKECSHILVGLEDGKLIVVGAGKPEEVRSGHISRRLWGSTRRISQVSSGETEYNPTENAGK; from the exons AAGGATGTGGGCTACCTGCAGCAGTGGCTGGAGGCATTTGTGGCATCCTTTGAGAGGCTCATTGATGTGCAGTCACTGGAGCCTCGTAG GCTGGAGGAGGGAAGCTCAGAGGTGCCCTTGCTCCCCAGGGAGGTGCTGGTGTTGCTCAGCACCCAGCTATGGCACAGCGCGTTCCACCTCTCAAGTGCCACAGAGCACAACAGCAGCACCCCTCACCCACTGCTGCTCATCAAGTTCTTCATTATTGTTTGCAG GAACATGGAGAACATTGACCCTGAAAAGACCCCTAGTTTTATTTTTGAAACGATCAAGCTTTTGAATTTCTGTTTGGAACAG CTAAAAAAAGGAGAAGGAGAGAACTTGTCCCTGCAGCTGGTTGTGCAGTATGGACTCGTACTCTGCGAGAGCCTCTTTGACCCTTATCAGACATGGAGGAGACGCCTGGCAGG GGAGGAGGTGAGCCTGCTGGAGAGGAACAAGTATAAGTTCTCCCCGCTGGCCTTGCCAGAAGAACTGCCTGCTCTGTTCCATG ACAGTCTCCAGGAAAGCGAGCAGATCCCAGAGCTCCTCACACTCAGGCTGGTTCATCTTCAGGGTGCTGTCATCAGTGGAGGAAAG aaaaatGGTCTTCTTTCCATTAGCCCTCACTCAGTTGAGGACCTGTTCTCTGTTCTGCGGGGATGGTGCTGTCAGACTTCCCCTGAACCCAAGAGCACCAGCCTCCCCCGGCTGACCTTGCAGTGCCTGACAGCGATGATCCATCTTCTGCACTCCAGCAGCCCTGTGGAAAGGCAGGTGGAGATTAGGACTATACTTGAGAGCTACTTTCAGCTCCTGAACTGGAACAGACCGCTCGGCATCGAACAGGAAGACAGGCAGAGCTGGGAGGACAGCCTGATCGCACTCCAGAGCCAAATGCTAA CTGCTGTTCCTGAGATCCTGCAGTGCTCTGACAGACCAGTCCTGCAGGCGGTCTTCCTGAACAACAACTGCTTTGAGCACATCCTCCGACTCATTCAGAACAGCAAG ctctttcagagcaACAGGCGTAGGCCGGAGCGTGAGGTTGTGTGTGACCTCACCACGCGTTTACTCACAGATGCCGAGGTGGACCAG GTCTGGGAGAAAGGATCAGACAGTATTACAGTTCATGCCCTGGGGGTCCTCACAGCTATAATGAGTAACTCACCTTCTGCTAAG GAGGTTTTCAAGGAGCGGATTGGCTACTCACAGCTGTTCGATGTGTTGAAGAGTCAAGGTCAACCCACCAAAAGGCTCCTGCAGGAGCTGATGAACATG GCGGTGGAGGGTGAGCACGTCCATGCTCATCACCTCGGCATCAGCAACGACCAGCCGTTGCTGCTGCTTCTACAGTGGCTGCCTGACCTGTCAGGGCAGAGAGACCTTCAGCTGCTGGTAGCCCAGTGGTTGGCTGCTGTATGTGGAGGCTCCCTGTCCTGTCGTACTGTGGCCGTGGAAGCAGGCATGGTGGGGGCTTTGCTGCAGGTGCTTTCGCAGCCCCAGAGTCTGGACAGGCAGTGTGCAGATGCCCTGCTGGGCCTGTTGCAGGACTTGGGCACCCTGTGTCTTAGACCAGAAGAGCTGAAGAGCCTCCTAAGACTCCTAAGGGTGGATCAAGACAGTGGTGCAGTGGTCGGGAAGGTGCACCCCTATTGCACTCGCATCATACGCGTTCTCTCAGCCATGGCAGCCAGAGAAGGCCAGGACAGTGCTTTGCAGTATTTTGATCTTACGCCCCCCATGGCAGGTATCATGGTGCCTACAGTCCAGCGATGGCCAGGCAGTGGGTTCGCATTCCATGCTTGGCTCTGCCTCAACATGGACTTCCCTTCTTATCACTCAGAGATCTCTCACAGCCGTAGACCTCCTGCCAACTCGGGCATGGGGTCTCAGCATGACATGGGAAAAGGACCACGCAGGAAGCAACTCTACAG TTTCTTCACAGCAAGTGGAACTGGGCTTGAAGCCTTCTTCACTATGGAGGGAGTGCTTGTGGTGGCTGTATGCACAAAGAAGGACTACATGGCTGTTGCTTTGCCAGAGTACCCACTAGTTGATTCGTGCTGG CATTCAGTGGCTATAGTTCACATCCCAGGCCGCCGTCCTTTTGGTCAGAACCTGGTCACAATCTACATCGATGGAGAACAACGTAAAACTGCTCAGCTTCGTTTTCCATCTTTTAGTGAG CCTTTCACCTCCTGTTGCATCGGCTCTGCGGGCCACCGGACCacaaccaccaccacctccccaaACCTTCCCGCGTCCTTTATCTCCTGTCCATCGCCTGAGTTTGCCTTCCCTGCCCACGGTCCCTCCCTCATCCGTTCCCAGTCCTTTCCAGCCACCTTTGCAGGAGGCCGTTGGGGGTCTTTGCCAGAATCTTCCGTGCACACCATTCCAGCAGGACTACAGGACACAGAGTGGGGATCACCCACATCTTTGGATGGGCTCCTGGGCACCGCCTTCATCTGCCACGAAGCTCTGCAGCACACTCAGGCAAGGACTCTACATGCTGCAG GCCCCAATCACGTGTCCTTATTCAAAGTGGATGGAGAGTTATCTGATCTCAATAGCAAGCTTCTGCTCTACTACACTCCACAG GCATTTCAGAGTCAGATATGTCTGGACCTGGCACCCAATCATCAATACGATGGCAGACTTACAGGACATCGAGTGGTCAACTGGGACATAAAG GATGTCGTAAATGTGGTCGGAGGTATTGGCGTTTTGCTGCCTCTGCTCGAGCAGGTGTGTGTTGCCGAGCAAGTTTACAACGGCAGTCAGGACACCTCAGACTTGTTGGGACCAGAGCTCACCTCCTCCAGAGGCCCGGCCACTATGCTGCTGCCTCTGAACAAATCTGCAG GCCGACTTGAGAGAAACTGTGTTGCTGCCTTCCTGCTGATGGTGAAAAACCTGATTCGTCATCATCCTGTCAATCAGGAGAGTCTGCTGCAGTGCCAGGGACCGAGCATCATGGGCGCCATGCTCAGCAAA gttcCAGGCACTATGATGGACATGAACGTTTTAATGGCATGTCAGCTACTGCTGGAGCAGGTTTTCAATGAGGGCAACAGCCCACTTCTACAGCAGCTCTACCAGCACCTACTCTTTAATTTCCGCATCTGGACTAAGAGTCATTTTGCTGTTTGCTTGG CACATGTTCAGTACCTGTCATCTGTGATAAACAAAAGCAAGCAACGCTTGAAGAGGAAGTATGGAGTCCAATACATTCTGGATACCATTCGGACATATTACAG TTTGGAGAGAGATGGCAGCTCTTTGTCTGATGAGAAGCAGACGATTCAGACATCTCTGTTTTCCCTGCTCAAAGATTTTCTCAAGTCCCCGACACAAGAGGAGCTTCACAGTGTCCTTGCCTACATTCTGACCGTTGGAGAAGAGCAGCAG gtGGCTAGAGCCTTGGACGTGCTGTATGAGCTCCTGAGGAGCAGCCCTCCTCGTGAGCAGGTGCAGACCGTGCTGCTGGAGTGGGGTGTGGAGCAACTGTACGGCTTGCTGCTCACTCCAAGCTTTGGGGATGAGGCCAGAGAGAGAGTATTCAGG GTTTTATACAAAATCCTCAAGAGCGAGAAAGTGTCTGAGCGCAACAAGCAACGCATCAAGTTGAAAGATTTTGGCTATCTTGGACTGGTTTGCTTTCTTGAAGACATTCCCGTCACCATGACGACTGTGCGCTGTCTGTACGAGCAGGTCCTTGCTACAG ATGCCAGTCCTAATTTTAGAGACCTCCTGGCTGTGGTCTGTCTGTCTCATCGAGCTGAACTCACCGTACGACTGGATGTCTGTCGCAAG CTCTTTCATTTGATCTATTCCAATGAGGATTACGTGAAGCAGCTCGCCAAGCAGCCCAGTTGGCAGGATGTTCTGACCAAACTCTATGTGAAAGAGTCCTACGAGTCCCACGCTGCCAGCATTGCAGACTCAAGCACCCACAGCTCCTTTGAGCCAAACTACCGACCGCCGCTGCGCAGAGATCAATCTCTGCTCATAGAGGACACGCGCCCAGACGTCTTCCTGACCTACCGCAGTTCGCAGGACAtcgaggatgaggaggaggaggaggatggcgGTCAGCGGGACATTTCCGAGGGATTCTCTGATTTATCCCAATCGCCTCCCAGCGGAGGTGGAGGCACGCTAAAAAACTTCCCAAGCCTCCATTTTAAGTCGTTTGATTCGGTGGATCAGGGGAGCCATTCGTCCTCAGTCTCCAATGCGGTTGATATCACCTCATCTCGGCCCGAAAACGAGGGAAGAGACTACCAGCCGCTCTCCCCCTTTGGCACATCGCCCTTTGATATGGAATTAGGGGGCATGGGGGAGACTGGCATGCACACCCCTGCAGGGAGTCTGACCAACACACCATCTCCTCTGGAGCACTGCAAACCATTTCCACCGCTCAGACCCAGGAAGAGCTCCAGTTTGTCCAATGTTCTGGATGACACCAGCTATGGGACAGACCCCCCTACAGGAGACACAATCTCCAATACGTCCAACCCTCAG CAGACCCCTGAGGAGGAGCTGTGCAACCTGCTCACCAACATCGTCTTCTCTGTGCTGTGGAGCGGCAGTGGGGCGGAGGGGGCGGATGATGTCGTGTGGAGGGAGAGGGGACAGGTGTTTTCTGTTCTCACCAAACTGGGCTCCTCCTGCCAGTTGGTGCGCCCTCCTGATGAAATCAAACGCAG TCTTTTGGAGATGATGCTGGAGTCATCCCTATCTGACCTGAGGGACGCCCAGGGAGTGTCTCTGCCTTTCTGTCCCAGTCTGGTTCGGCTCCTCAGGCTGCTGCAGGACTTTTTATTTGCAGAGGGTACAGACAACCACACACTATGGAGTGAAAAG ATCTTTGAGGGGGTGGTGAACCTGCTGGACAGGTTACAGGCCTGGCACAGCACCCCTGGCAACCCTGGAAACACAGAGCTGAAAGAGATGGCCCAGATCGGCCTGCGTATCATCACAGGATATATCCAACAACAGCACTCACAG GTATGTGTGATGGCCTATTTGAAGCTCCACAGCCTTCTCCAGACTGTGCTCTGCCTGAGCTGGGAGGAGGTTTGCTTCCTGTTGGGGCAGCTTGGTGCCCCCTTGTGGCCAGCAGGTGTAATGGACAGCACCAACTGCAGCCAGTCAGAGACTTTCTCCCAGCTCGTGCCTATTGTACGCACTCTACTTGACCAGCACGCTGAACCCGTCACCCTGCAAAACCTCCTGCCAAACCTGCCCATCACAAATGGCAGCACCACCTTCGCACAGGACCTGAAGGCTTATTGCCACACAGTGGAGTGGCAGGGCTTTTACCAGCAGCAG GTTCAGCCTACCAAGGAGCAGTACGAGCTGGACACATTTGGGAGGAGCCATGACATTATGTCCAATTTCTGGAACTCCTGCTTCGATGACTTAATGAGTACAGCATTTAGACGAGAAAAAGACAGATCTGACAGCAAATCTAAGTTTCAG gaggtgATCGTAGACCCTTACCACAAGCGAGTCCGGACTGAGAACAACAGGTACCACATCGGGCAGAAGCAGAACTCCAACCAGCAGGGGGTGGTGTGGCAGCACTGGAGAGCTTTCCGCAGGCTTTTTACCTGTGAGAGAGGAGCATGGGCCAATAA AGTTCAGCCGGAGGTGAAATGGAAGCTATCAAATGCAGAGACGTATTCAAAGATGCGTCTCAAACTTGTGCCCAACTATAACTATGATGCCCACAGTGAGGCCAGCGCCCTAAGGGACAACATGG GAGCTGAAAGCCCTCGCAGCTCTGAACCCCTCCCATTGGCTGTTGCTAAAGAAGCAAAAGTGAGCGACATGGAGGATGATCAGTTAGGAGAGGAGGACCTTGTCTTTCTGGATAACAA GGTGGAAGGAGAAGACGAGagcgagaaagaaaaactggttCTGTCTGAGGACTGCGAGCTCATCACCATTGTGGCGGTCGTTCCGGGTCGTCTGGAGGTCACCACACATCACCTGTACTTCTATGACGGCAGCAGCGAGAAAGAAGAGACAGAGGAGG GAATCGGGTTTGATTTCAAAAGACCCCTGTCTCAGCTCCGCGAGGTTCATTTGAGGCGCTACAACCTGCGACGGTCTGCACTGGAGCTTTTCTTCATTGACCAGGCTCACTACTTCATCAACTTCAGAAAGAAG GTACGAAACAAAGTTTACTCGAGGATCCTCGGGCTGCGACCTCCAAACCTGTTTTACTTCGGCTCCCGCTCTCCCCAAGAGCTGCTGAAGGCATCTGGCCTCACTCAG AAATGGGTATACAGAGAAATTTCCAACTTTGAGTATCTGATGCAACTGAACACCATTGCTGGGCGCACCTACAATGATTTGTCACAGTATCCTGTG TTTCCCTGGGTCCTGTGTGACTACACTTCTCCTGATCTGGATCTGAATGACCCCTCGGTTTTCAGAGACCTGTCCAAACCCATAGGTGTGGTCAACCCACGTCATGCACAGAACGTCAGAGAAAA GTATGAGAGCTTTGAAGACTCAACAGGAACCATTGACAAATTCCACTATGGCACACACTACTCTAATGCAGCAGGAGTCATGCACTACATGATCCGCATGGAGCCATTCACCACGCTGCATATCCAGCTGCAGAGTGGCAG GTTTGACGTCGCAGACAGACAGTTCCACTCGGTGGCAGCTGCCTGGCAGGCTCGCATGGAGAGTCCAGCTGACGTCAAAGAGCTCATCCCGGAGTTTTTCTACTTCCCTGAATTCCTTCAAAACATGAACG GCTTCGACCTTGGCCACTTACAGATATCTCAGGACCCAGTGACAGATGTTTTTTTGCCTCGCTGGGCAACATCGAGGGAAGACTTCAtcagaaaacacatgaaagccCTG GAATCTGAGCATGTGTCCAGTCACCTCCATGAGTGGATTGACCTCATATTTGGTTGCAAGCAGAGAGGGGAAGAGGCAGTGAATGCTCTCAATGTCTTCTATTACTGCACTTATGAGG GTGCAGTTGATCTGGACGCAATTGCCAATGAGACTGAACGAAAGGCTTTGGAAGGCATCATCAGCAACTTTGGACAGACGCCCTGCCAGCTCCTCAAG GAGCCTCATCCTCCTCGTATGACTGCTGAGAATGCAAGTAGGCGGCTGTCCCGCCTGGACACTTTGCCCCCAAATATCTTTGAGCACATCAAGAAACTCCGGCCATTTGTTGAG GTTGTAAGTGATGGCATTCCTCTAGTCCAAGCGGTGGTGCCAAAGAACCAGAATCGCTCCTTCATCAGCCAGGGTTCGAATTTCCTG GTGACTGTGAGTTCAAATGGTTTGATAGGGACACACAGCTGGCTTCCATTTGACAAAAACATCGCCAACTACTTCACCTTCACGAAAGACCCCACGATGGCCAATCCCAA GACTCAGCGTTTCTTGAATGGACCCTTCTCTCCCGGAGTGGACATCAGCGCTCAGGTGCTGGTGGTGTCCAACGATGGCCGTCTGCTTTTCAGCGGGGGACACTGGGACTGCAGTCTCCGTGTCACTCAGCTGGGGAAAGGAAAACTGGTGGGCAGGATCTGCCGACACATCG ACGTTGTTACTTGCTTGGCTCTGGATCTCTGTGGCATCTACCTCATCTCTGGTTCAAGGGACACATCTTGTATAGTGTGGCAGGTTTTACAGCAG GGTGGATTCTCCTGCGGTCTGTCTCCCCGGCCGGTGCAGATTCTCTGCGGACACAACCAGGAGGTTACCTGTGTGGCCATCAGCACTGAACTGGACATGGCCTTCTCAGGATCAAAG GATGGAACTGTGATAGTGCACACAGTCCGACGAGGCCAGTTCCTGCGAACATTGCGGCCTCCTGGTGACAGCATGCCCGCCCAAATCTCTGAGCTCCAGGTGGGGATGGAAGGCCACATTGTGGTGCAGACGTCTCTGGAGGAACGCTCCCACAGGAAG GGCAAGTACTCCATTCATGTTTACTCAGTCAACGGCTGCCTGCTGTCCTCTTTCACCATGGAGGAGCAGATGACTGCGCTCCACCTGGTGTCTGAATACGTCATCCTGGGGACCATGCAGGGAAGCCTCCACATACGAGATTTATACAG CCTGGATGCCTTGGTTACACCCTTGGCCTTGAGGGTTCCTGTGAGGAGTGTGTCTGTCACCAAAGAGTGCAGCCACATACTCGTGGGACTAGAGGACGGGAAGTTAATTGTGGTGGGGGCAGGGAAGCCAGAGGAG GTTCGCTCGGGACACATCTCCCGTCGCCTGTGGGGCTCCACACGCCGCATCTCTCAGGTGTCGTCAGGTGAAACTGAATACAATCCCACTGAAAATGCAGGCAAATGA